GCCAGGATGTGGGCTGCATCTTCGAAGAACTCCCGATGAACTTCGGCATCGAGTCCCACTGTCTCAAACAAGTGACTGTTCCGATAGCTGGCCAGAGTCGAAATTCCCATACGCGCCAGGACCTTGCGCAGGCCGCCCTCTATCGCCGTGCGCAATTTTGTCGCGCCACCCGGGGTGATCTCGTTGGCCAACTCAGCCGCCAGATGAGGAAAGACTCCGGACGCACCGCATGCCACTAGCAGCGCCACATGGTGCGTGTCGAAAACCTGGCCGCTCTCCACCACCATAGGGACATCGACCGCGCCGGTCGAAACCAGCGCTTTCCATGCTGCGGCCACCGCAAGCAAAATTGGCAAGGCCGCCCGATCTTTCCCAACTCCCCGATCGCTGAGCACAACCAGACGCGGAGCCAGGAACGATCCGGCCATTACACGTCCGCGCAGCGATGCCAAAGCCGCCAGTGCGCCTCTCACCCCCAGAGCCGCGTCGAAAGTGATGTCAATACGGGATTCCGGATTCAGATGGTTCGCCACTTTTTCCATCTGTTCGGCATCGAGGACGGGCGATCGCAGCCCCAGCTCAGGCGTCAGCAGCAAATCCAGCGACATAACATGGGCTTCGCGCAAAGGGTCGATGGGCGGATTCGTAACCTGCGCAAAGCGCTGCTTGCAGTAATCCCAAAGCGGGCGCTGCATCTCCGACAGAAATGCTGGTGGAGCATCGTCGCCCATGCTCCAGACCGCCTCCTTTCCGTCGGCACAGAGCGGCTGAAACAGAATGCGAAATTGGTCTTCTGTCCAACCCAGCGCCGCGGCCGTGCGGCGAGGATGGGGTGTGTCGCAGCGAACGGACGCGGAATCCGCTGATGAACCTGACTCCGACGGCAACAAGTAGGATACTGACGGTCTCGCCAGTGCACCGCTAGCTGTGGTCAGCAGGCCGGAGAGCTCGTGGTTACGGTGCAGAGTGCGATTGAGCAGGTCCACCAGCAGCATCTCGCCAGGACCCAGCCGCCCACGTCGCTCGATCCGCCGCTCGCTGAAATCTGCGATTCCTACCTCTGAACCCGCCACCACTAGGCCATTGCTGCCTACGGTGTAACGCATAGGACGCAAGCCGTTGCGATCCAGCTTGGCGCCCACGTACTGCCCATCACTGAACACCAATGCTGCTGGCCCATCCCAAGGTTCCTGCTCGCAGGCTTGCGACTGCAGAAAAGCCCTGAGTTCCGGACTCATTCTGGCATCGTTCTCCCACGCCGGAGGCACCATCCGCATCATCGCCGCCGCAGGATTCAAATTTTGCCGAATCAGGATTTCGAAACTATTGTCGAAACTCGCTGAATCGCTGACGTGCTCCTGTAGACAGTGAAACCACCCGCCAGCTCCGAAAGCCTCCCGCACGAAGCTTTCGCGCGCCCGCATCCAGCGGCGATTGGCGCTGATGGTGTTGATCTCGCCGTTGTGCGCCACCATGCGGAACGGCTGCGCCAGCGCCCACACCGGACGGGTGTTGGTCGAGTATCGCTGATGAAACACCGCAAACGGGCTCTTGTAATCCGGGTGCGCAATGTCCGGATAAAACGCTGCCAACTGATGCGGCGCCAATAGTCCCTTGTAAACCAGCGTCCGCGACGAAAGCGAACAGAAATAGGTCCCCTCTGGCGCTATTGCTTCCACACGTTTGCGGAACAGGAACAACTCCATCTCAAAATCCGCGAGTGGATTCGCAGGTGCGAAAAAGAATTGCCGGATAACTGGAAGAGTGGACTCGGCGCGATGGCCCAGAACGCCAGGATCGGTGGGAACCTTTCGAAAACCAAGGTACTTCAAACCCGCGGCATCGACCGACTCAGTAATACATCGAAAAACCTCTTCTTGTTTCTCTTTGCCAGAGGGAAGAAAAGCCATCCCGACGGCATACGTAGCCGGAAGTTGAATCCCCAGCTGCCGCGCCTGATCGCGGAAAAACTTGCGCGGAATAGCCGTCAGCAGACCAGCGCCATCGCCGCTGGCGCCATCGGCATCCACACCCCCACGGTGCGAGAGACGTTCGAGCGCGACCAGCGCGCGCTCGATGACCTCGCGAGACTCGCTGCCGCCCAGTTGCGCGATAAACCCCACGCCGCAAGCGTCATGGTCCCTTGCCGGGCTCGGATTCTGCCACTCCATCTATTATTGTGTAACGTGGAGTGGAAGCCGTTGTACAACGCAGTTTTTCGATACGGATGATTGAAATTCCGCCGTCGTATTTTTAACAGGGCTTTAACTCGAGAGCCTGCCGAAGAACCGCCTAACCGCGGCACGCTTGTGGGAATTGAGCATAGCTGTCTTCTGCCTCGACGCGCGGAATCTTACAACCGGTTCAATCCGTCCAGCGCAGCGACTTTGTAGGCCTCTCCCAGAGTCGGATAATTGAAAACGGTATCGCGGAAATACTCGATCGTCCCGCCGAAGCTGAGCACCGCCTGGCCGATGTGCACGATCTCGGCTGCGCGGTCTCCTATGACGTGCACGCCCAATAGCTTCAGCGTTTCGCGATGGAAAAGCAGTTTCAGAATTCCCTGTGTATCTCCCAGCATCTGACCTTTGGCCAATTCCTCGTACCGCGCGATTCCCACTTCGTAGGGAACCTTATCGCGCGTGAGTTGTTCCTCGTTGTAGCCGACCATGGAAATCTCGGGGATGGTATATATCCCGTACGGAATCAGATTTTGGGGAATGATGCTGGGTTTACCAAACATGTGGCAACTGGCAAGTCGCCCCTGCTCCATGGCGGTGCTTGCTAGCGCCGGAAATCCGATGACATCCCCCGCGGCATAAATGTGCGCTACCGCGGTCTGAAAATTTTCGTTAACGTGCAGCTTGCCGCGCCCGTCCGCGCTCAGGCCCGCCGCTTCCAGGTTCAGCTGATCGCTGTTGGCCTGCCGGCCAACCGTGAATAGCAACCCTTGACCATGCGCCTCTTTCCCGCTCTCCAGTTTGGCAAAAACCCGATCCCGGTCCGCATCGAAGCCCACCGCCAACACTTTCTCGCCCAGCCGGAAATAAGCTCCTTGGTGCCGAAGATGGAAGCAAAGATTGTCGATCACTTCACGATCGACGAAGTCCAGTAACGTGGGACGCTGATCGATTAAAGTCACCTTCACCCCTAGTGCCGCCAGCATGGATGCGTATTCCAAGCCGATTACTCCGGCACCCACCACCAGCATGTCGCGGGGAATGTCCTCGAGCGTGTGAATCTGGTCGGAGTCAAAAATGCGTTTGCCATCGATCGGAATGCTGGCATCGTGCGCGGGCCGCGTGCCGCACGCAATCATGACTTTGTCAGCGCGCAACAACGTGGAACCGTCATCCCGCACCACTAAAACCCCATGCGGATCAATGAACTGCGCATCCCCTTCGACCACCGTAATGCCGTTGCGATGAAGCTGGGACTTGATCACCTCAATTTCCCTCGCCATTACTGCCTGTGCGCGGAAATTGAGATCCTGCATCGAAATCCTGTCCTTCAGGGTGTAGCTTCGGCCGTAAAAAGTGCGCTGGCGAAATCCGGTAAGATAGAGCACCGCTTCGCGAAACGTCTTGCTGGGAATGGTTCCGGTATGCACGCAAACCCCGCCGATCGTGCGCTTGCGCTCGACCACGGCAACGTTTTTGCGAAGCTTGGCGGCACAGATAGCGGCCTTCTGCCCGGCTGGTCCGCTGCCAATTACTACCAAGTCATAATGTGGTGTTTCCATACTCCTGGCCTCTCCGCGAAGCCGGTAATTATCTCTAAAGCCCGTTCCAGGCGGGAGTCTGCTGCAATGATTTCACCAAAAATTTACCTGTGAGCTGATGAAGAGCCCATCTCGACTAAGCTCTCGATGCCTACTGCCGGAATCGTCGGCCATGTCAACCGCCGTCACGCTGACGATGCTCTCGCTGGCTCGCGTCTGAACTCGCCACCGAGAACCGGGCTGAACAGAAAATATTCAGATTCATAACTTCTGACCTCTGCTGCTGGCTGGTAGCTTCGCGCTCGGCAATGTTACAGTCATCGGCGGTCTTGCGCTCCGAGGCTGCGGCACGAAATCCGGGTTTAGTCTATTCCTGTTTAACTTGAGGCTTATGAAACACGTCTTTTTGCTTGCGCTCGTCTCGCTGATGCTTTTGGGATTTGTCAGTTGCGGAGGAGGCTCCTCCCTTGCTCGCGTGTATATCACCGATTTCGGAAGCAATACCGTAGGTGCCTTCAACCTAAAGTCCAGCGGTTCTCTTTCCGGCATTGGAACCGGTTTTACGACCCAGCAGTTCGGCGCTCTCTTCTCCCTGGTCGATCCCGCTAACAAGTTCCTCTATGTAATCAATTCTCAAAGCAACAACTTGTCCGTGTTCTCGATACTTTCGGATGGCAGCCTCGATGTGTTGCCGGGCAATACCACGACAGGGCTCTCACCCGCGGCCATGGTGAGCGACTCTGCCGGCAAATTCCTCTATATCAGCAACTCCTCTTCCAACAACATCTCGGTTTACGCCATGGGCAGCGATGGTTCGCTGACCCAGATCTCCGGCTCCCCGTTTCCCGCCGGTGTGGGCGCCAGTTCTCTGGCAATGACACCGAACGGCAGTTTCCTCTACGCCACGAACAAAGCAGCGGGAACCGTCTCTGGATTTGCAGTGAATTCTTCCACCGGCGCAGTCACCCCGCTTGCAGCTTCGCCTTTCGCTGCCGGAGTTGCCCCTGCTTCCATTGCCATCGATTCTGGCGGCCACTTCGCCTATGTTGCCAACAGCGGCGCTGATTCCATTTCGCAGTACTCCATCGACTCCAGCGGAAATCTCGTTCCCACCGCCAACTCGCCTTTTCAAACCGGCGGCAGCGCCCCGGTCTCGGTGGCAGTCGATCCCGGCGGCACCTCGCTCTATGTTGCCAATCAGAATTCCAACAATGTGTCTATTTTTGCAATCGACTCTTCGGGAAAACCAACTGCTTCGCAGCCCTCGCCAGTAGCGGCTGACATTTCGCCCTCCTTCGTGGCTGTCGATCCCACCGGAAAATTCGTTCTGGTTGCCAACCGTGACGCCAACGACATTTTTATCTTCGAGCGTGGCTCAGCGGGAGCGCTAAGCAGTAGCCCGAAAAAGGCGGATACGGGGACGACGCCAACATCCATCTCCTTCACTAAGAAGTAGGGATTTGGGTCACGATCGGCACTGCGCAATTTTCCCAAAGAACGCGTGGGAACGGACGTGCCCGTCCATTCAGGTCGAGGCGCAGCCTCGACAGCAGTATTGAACGGGCGGCCCGCTTAAGGTGATAAAAAGTAGATGGGGGTGGCCCACCCTTCCGCCGTTTTTTGGCGGAGGGTGGGAGGTCGTGGCGCAGCCTCGACGACGTAAGCGAGGCGTTATTCGACGGAGCCGCACTTGGCTGCGAGGAATCTGCAGTTCGACCTCTGTTGTTCATCTATCCCCTTATCAGCCCGCGTTTCAACTCTGCCAGTGAATACTTCGTGTCCCGCCACACGATCCCGCCATGCCACAGAACATGACCCATCGATCGCAACATGGTGTAAACCAGTAGCAGCGTGCTGATCGGATGAAAGAAAAAAAACCAAGGCGAGATGGGCGCCCGAATGTGCATGCCCAGATACATGCAGAAGATTCCCAACAAAGCGCCGGCAAATCCTAGCCTCGACCATCCCGGCGCGAGCAGCACTCCCACGAACGGCAGCAGATTCAAGAACAGCAGCAACGCGCAAGCCCCCAGCGCGCGCCCCACCTTGAAGTGCACCAGCGCAAAGAAGTTTTTCGTAAGATTCTCAATAATCCCCAGCGCGCCATCGCCCCACTGCAGCGTGATCATGTCGGTCCCGTAGGCGCACCGCTGAGCTGCGCCTGAATCCTTCACCATTTTCCCTAGGCGCATGTCCTCGATTACTTCCATGCGCAGCGCCTGGAAGGTGCCGGCTGCCTCATACGCCTCACGTCGCACCAGATTGAAGGCCCCCACTCCCAGGTGATCGCGTGACTTGGGATCAGCCACCTTCCACGGCCGATGCCCGAAAACGAACAGGATATTGAATCCCGCCAGCAGAATCTTCTTGCCCAGGCTCCATCCCGTCATCGACGGAAAAATCACCAGGTGATCCGCACTCGATTTCCCCACATACGCCATGGCGCGCCGCAACACATCGGAACGAAAGGTGATATCAGCATCAGTGAACAGCAACCAATCTGCTTTCGCCTGCTCTGCTGCCAGCCACATCGCATGTGGCTTACCCAGCCAACCCGCGGGAAGATGGGATACATGAATCACCTTGAGTTCCGGTTGGCGGGTATGCTCGGCGGCAATTTGATCCAGGATCTGCCCTGTGGCATCGGATGAGCGGTCATCCACCACCATCACTTCGTAATTCGGGTAGTTGAGCTGGAGCAAGGAGGAGAGCGCCGGCCGCACATGAGCTTCCTCATTCCGCGCAGGAACAATGATGCTCACCTTGGGCGCGAATTGCGGTTGGTGATCAAACTCCGGATCGGCCAGATCTGGCACCGTGCGCATGCCGATGGCGGCATCCGCTACCCGCCACAGCCAGATCACTGCCAGCAGAATTCCCGAGCTCCACCAGAACCAGATCATCCGGCGTGAACCTCAGCAGCTTTCTTTGCGGGAATTTCCGGCGCAAACCTCATCCCCCAGATGAGGACACCTACGCCCACCGCAATGGCGACGAAGGTAGCAATGAAGCCCTTCTGCAGTGTGCTGCGATCCGAGATGTAGCCGATGAGTGTCGGCGAAAAGGCATCGCCCAGCAGGTGGATGGTGAACAGGTTGACCGCAATCGCGCTCGCCCGGATGGCCGCGCTGACCGAGTTCACCACGGCAGCGTTCAAAGGCGCATTGTTGAGGAACAACAGAAATTCGGCAGCGAACATCGCCGGATACATGAGCGGACCGGCGGTATAGACAGCCAGCACCATGGCCGGGATTCCAATCAGCATGGATACGCCCGATACCAGGTAATAACCGCCTGCCGTCTTCTCCAGCGCGCGGTCGCCCAGCCATCCTCCGAACAGCGTTGCCACTACCGCATTGAAGGCTGTGATTCCGCCGAAAATCAAATTGGCCTCTGACAAAGGAACATTGCGTACGCGCGACAGAAACGTCGGCATCCAGACCGAGAGCCCGCCGAGCGCAAAAGTCACCATCGCCATCCCCAGGGTAGCCGTCCAGAACGCCCCGTTGCGGGTCAGACCCAACAGCGTACCTCGCTCTTGCGTTCTCTGGAGATGATCACTGGCTCCACGCTGCGGCTCGGGAATGAACCAGAGCGCTAGCGCGAGAAGAAGCCCTGGGACTGCGCCGATATAGAACGGCATACGCCATCCGAACCAGTGTCCCAGATATCCGCCCAGCATGTAGCCGGCAGCCGTCCCCAGGCCGATGTTCAAATAAAAAATCCCAAAAATCCGCCCGCGTTGATGCTCCGGAAACATGTCCGCGAGGAAGGAAGGCGCAATAGTCACAAACGTCGCTTCCCCGATTCCCACGATCGTGTGCCGCAGCAGCAGCTCGTCGAAGTTAAAGGTGACCGCGGTGAGCAGCGTCGCGATGCTCCACACCACCGCGCCCCCTACCATGATCAGCTTTCGCGGGTAGCGGTCGGCAAACCATCCCACGATGGGAGCCGACACCATGTAGCAGATGAAAAATGCGGTGGTCAGAAATCCGAATTCGGCATCGCTGCGCTTGAACTCCGCCTGTACCAGCGGCTGCACCGCGAACAGCACCGAGCGATCCACATAGTTGAAGAAATTAAGCAGCGACAGGACCACAAGCGCTGTTCTGGCGTAGTTTTTCTGAGCCATTCGCTTGCGCGCCAGTCTACCAGCCGCTCCGTTCGGCAGGAAACCAGCTCATGGAGTGCGGCCAGCTTTTCTCACTTCTTGCCCGCCGCTCTGGGCCACTTCGCCTCAATCACCGTCCCCATCCCGCCGCGGGGACGAAAATCGCCCTTGACCACCGCCCATTTCGGCTTGGCAAATCGCACCACGTCCTCCAGAATCCGATTCACGGCGTTCTCCTGGAAGATGCCCAAATTGCGATACGCTACCATGTACTCCTTCAACGATTTCAATTCCAGGCAGTGTTGGTCGGGCATGTAGGTGATGACGATGGTGCCGAAGTCTGGCAGTCCAGTCTTGGGACAGACCGAAGTGAACTCGGGATTGTCGATCACGATCTCGTATGCCGGAAACTGATTGGGAAAGGTCTCAATATCCGGTAACGCCGTGTTGAGGCCAGCCTGCGCGTGTTCTGCCGTATAGCTGGGGCGTTTGCCAACCATCCCGATCATTGTAACTGGCCCTACAGTGTGGCCCGAAACGGCAATGACAGGATCAGATTCGGTGCAATTCCTGCTGCTCAGCTGGGCGCCAGCGCATCAAAATAGTGTATCGACTATCGCCTCGGCGAAGTCCGGACTGGTTTCAGCTTACCAATCTGAATACTGAGCGGACGAGATATCCCAGTCAGATAGTTTTCTGTGTTCTATACTTGGATTTGCGTTCAATGGCTGTAGAAAGTCCAGAGCGACAACAAGTTATCGGAAGCGGTCGCTTGGGGTTAGTGGTGATCGCCCTCTTGGCGGCAGTCGTCATTCTGGCTGCTTTCCAGAGCATGCGTCGGGGCGCGATACCGGTGCGGGCGGCCGAAGCCATGCGCGGAACCATCAGCACTGGCATCGCTACCAATGGCAAGATCGAAGCGGTAGATAACTTCGAAGCTCATGCGCCTTCCCCCACCACGGTCAAGCGCGTTCTCGTGCATGAGGGCGACCAAGTTAAGCGTGGCCAGCTCTTGTTGCAGCTCGATGATTCCGACGCACGTTCGCAAGCAGCACGGGCTCTCGCTCAACTGCGCGCTGCCGAAGCGGATCTGAATGCCATCCAGGTCGGTGGCACTCACGAGGAACTCCTGACCAATCAGACCGAGCTCACTCGCGCGCAAACCGAGTTGCAGGCGGCGCAACACAACCTCGAAGCTCTGCGCAAATTGCAGGAGACAGGCGCGGCTTCCACCGGCGAAGTACAGAATGCCGAAGTTCGGGTCAAAAACGCGGAGAACCAGGTGAAATTGCTGCAACAGAAAACTACTGGCAGCCGCTATTCGGTTCCTGAGCGTGAACGCGTCGATGCCCTAGTCGCCCAGGCTCGCGCGGCTTACGAAGCAGCCCAGGACCTGGTTACCAAATCCAACGTGACCGCCCCTCGTGATGGAACGGTGTATTCGCTACCGGTGAAGCAAGGCGCATTTGTGAATACTGGCGACCTGCTGGTGCAGGCGGCGGACCTCTCACAAGTCATGGTACGCGCCTTTATCGATGAACCCGACATTGGCCGGCTGACGCAAAACCAAACCGTTACCGTTACCTGGGACGCCTTGCCTGGTCGCTCCTGGAACGGGACCGTAACGCAAGTGCCCACCACAGTTACGGTCCGCGGTGCCCGTACCGTGGGCGAAGTTACCTGCGTAGTGGACAACGCAGATCGAAAGCTCCTGCCCAACGTCAACGTGAGCGTCGCCATTACGACCGCCCGCGATGACAATGCGCTCACCGTTCCGCGCGAAGCGGTCCATCAGGATGATGGTCGGCGTTATGTGTATCAGGTAGTCGGCAACGAGCTTCAGAAGAAGGAAGTTGTTACTCGCATCGCAAATCTTACCCGCATCGAAATCGTGAATGGCATCCCGGACAATGCGCTCATCGCACTGGGCTCTGTGAACGGCCAGCCACTGCGCGAGGGCACCCAGGTGCGGATCCAGAAGTAGAGCGCGAATCACAAACAAGCGTCATTCGTCGCTATTCCAGAGAGAGTGAAAAAAGAGTGAAGAAGGCTTTGCAATTTTTATTGGTTATCCTGGGCTTGCTTCTTTCC
The Terriglobales bacterium DNA segment above includes these coding regions:
- the sthA gene encoding Si-specific NAD(P)(+) transhydrogenase; the protein is METPHYDLVVIGSGPAGQKAAICAAKLRKNVAVVERKRTIGGVCVHTGTIPSKTFREAVLYLTGFRQRTFYGRSYTLKDRISMQDLNFRAQAVMAREIEVIKSQLHRNGITVVEGDAQFIDPHGVLVVRDDGSTLLRADKVMIACGTRPAHDASIPIDGKRIFDSDQIHTLEDIPRDMLVVGAGVIGLEYASMLAALGVKVTLIDQRPTLLDFVDREVIDNLCFHLRHQGAYFRLGEKVLAVGFDADRDRVFAKLESGKEAHGQGLLFTVGRQANSDQLNLEAAGLSADGRGKLHVNENFQTAVAHIYAAGDVIGFPALASTAMEQGRLASCHMFGKPSIIPQNLIPYGIYTIPEISMVGYNEEQLTRDKVPYEVGIARYEELAKGQMLGDTQGILKLLFHRETLKLLGVHVIGDRAAEIVHIGQAVLSFGGTIEYFRDTVFNYPTLGEAYKVAALDGLNRL
- a CDS encoding beta-propeller fold lactonase family protein; translation: MKHVFLLALVSLMLLGFVSCGGGSSLARVYITDFGSNTVGAFNLKSSGSLSGIGTGFTTQQFGALFSLVDPANKFLYVINSQSNNLSVFSILSDGSLDVLPGNTTTGLSPAAMVSDSAGKFLYISNSSSNNISVYAMGSDGSLTQISGSPFPAGVGASSLAMTPNGSFLYATNKAAGTVSGFAVNSSTGAVTPLAASPFAAGVAPASIAIDSGGHFAYVANSGADSISQYSIDSSGNLVPTANSPFQTGGSAPVSVAVDPGGTSLYVANQNSNNVSIFAIDSSGKPTASQPSPVAADISPSFVAVDPTGKFVLVANRDANDIFIFERGSAGALSSSPKKADTGTTPTSISFTKK
- a CDS encoding glycosyltransferase family 2 protein, giving the protein MIWFWWSSGILLAVIWLWRVADAAIGMRTVPDLADPEFDHQPQFAPKVSIIVPARNEEAHVRPALSSLLQLNYPNYEVMVVDDRSSDATGQILDQIAAEHTRQPELKVIHVSHLPAGWLGKPHAMWLAAEQAKADWLLFTDADITFRSDVLRRAMAYVGKSSADHLVIFPSMTGWSLGKKILLAGFNILFVFGHRPWKVADPKSRDHLGVGAFNLVRREAYEAAGTFQALRMEVIEDMRLGKMVKDSGAAQRCAYGTDMITLQWGDGALGIIENLTKNFFALVHFKVGRALGACALLLFLNLLPFVGVLLAPGWSRLGFAGALLGIFCMYLGMHIRAPISPWFFFFHPISTLLLVYTMLRSMGHVLWHGGIVWRDTKYSLAELKRGLIRG
- a CDS encoding MFS transporter; its protein translation is MAQKNYARTALVVLSLLNFFNYVDRSVLFAVQPLVQAEFKRSDAEFGFLTTAFFICYMVSAPIVGWFADRYPRKLIMVGGAVVWSIATLLTAVTFNFDELLLRHTIVGIGEATFVTIAPSFLADMFPEHQRGRIFGIFYLNIGLGTAAGYMLGGYLGHWFGWRMPFYIGAVPGLLLALALWFIPEPQRGASDHLQRTQERGTLLGLTRNGAFWTATLGMAMVTFALGGLSVWMPTFLSRVRNVPLSEANLIFGGITAFNAVVATLFGGWLGDRALEKTAGGYYLVSGVSMLIGIPAMVLAVYTAGPLMYPAMFAAEFLLFLNNAPLNAAVVNSVSAAIRASAIAVNLFTIHLLGDAFSPTLIGYISDRSTLQKGFIATFVAIAVGVGVLIWGMRFAPEIPAKKAAEVHAG
- the queF gene encoding preQ(1) synthase, which codes for MVGKRPSYTAEHAQAGLNTALPDIETFPNQFPAYEIVIDNPEFTSVCPKTGLPDFGTIVITYMPDQHCLELKSLKEYMVAYRNLGIFQENAVNRILEDVVRFAKPKWAVVKGDFRPRGGMGTVIEAKWPRAAGKK
- a CDS encoding efflux RND transporter periplasmic adaptor subunit; amino-acid sequence: MAVESPERQQVIGSGRLGLVVIALLAAVVILAAFQSMRRGAIPVRAAEAMRGTISTGIATNGKIEAVDNFEAHAPSPTTVKRVLVHEGDQVKRGQLLLQLDDSDARSQAARALAQLRAAEADLNAIQVGGTHEELLTNQTELTRAQTELQAAQHNLEALRKLQETGAASTGEVQNAEVRVKNAENQVKLLQQKTTGSRYSVPERERVDALVAQARAAYEAAQDLVTKSNVTAPRDGTVYSLPVKQGAFVNTGDLLVQAADLSQVMVRAFIDEPDIGRLTQNQTVTVTWDALPGRSWNGTVTQVPTTVTVRGARTVGEVTCVVDNADRKLLPNVNVSVAITTARDDNALTVPREAVHQDDGRRYVYQVVGNELQKKEVVTRIANLTRIEIVNGIPDNALIALGSVNGQPLREGTQVRIQK